From the genome of Yersinia enterocolitica, one region includes:
- a CDS encoding galactose mutarotase, with translation MTTIQRQQFGEHQGQEVSLFTLTNRNGMRLCVTDYGCIITQLWAPDRHGQLEDVVMGFDDLTSYQAGHPFFGAIAGRCANRIAGGRFNIDGQEYLLATNELPTGQHLHGGLRGFDKYVWQAQEEGDGLIFSRTSPDGEEGYPGNLQVRHRIGLTDDNVMTFSFEAQTDKATIVNLVNHSHYNLRGHTHLIHDQQLKIDADFITPVDESSMLPTGEIVRVAGTAFDFRNARRLGDAMQQRPAQDFDINYVLKKNDLSQKNSTTLQPAATLICPHSGRVMAVHTTLPGIQFYNAFKLSNKVWNGKAGHRYQAFSGICLETQAFPDSIHHGHFPDVILRPNQNYSSYTEHRFSVVA, from the coding sequence ATGACGACAATTCAACGCCAGCAATTTGGCGAGCATCAGGGGCAGGAAGTTTCGCTGTTTACACTAACTAACCGCAATGGTATGCGGCTCTGCGTGACCGACTACGGTTGTATCATCACCCAACTTTGGGCGCCAGACCGCCACGGGCAACTGGAGGATGTGGTGATGGGGTTTGATGATTTGACCTCCTATCAGGCCGGTCATCCGTTCTTTGGTGCCATTGCCGGTCGCTGTGCCAATCGCATTGCGGGTGGGCGCTTTAACATTGACGGGCAAGAGTATCTGCTGGCAACCAATGAACTGCCGACCGGGCAGCATTTGCACGGTGGCCTGCGCGGCTTTGATAAGTATGTCTGGCAGGCGCAGGAAGAGGGCGATGGTCTTATTTTTAGCCGCACGTCGCCCGATGGCGAAGAGGGATATCCGGGGAATTTACAGGTGCGCCACCGTATCGGCCTGACGGATGACAATGTCATGACCTTCAGTTTCGAGGCGCAAACCGATAAGGCAACCATCGTCAATCTGGTGAATCACAGCCATTACAATCTGCGCGGTCACACTCATTTAATTCACGACCAGCAACTGAAAATTGACGCTGACTTTATCACGCCAGTGGATGAAAGCAGCATGCTACCGACCGGCGAGATTGTCCGTGTTGCAGGCACTGCATTTGACTTTCGTAATGCCCGCCGCTTGGGTGATGCGATGCAACAGCGGCCAGCGCAGGATTTTGACATCAACTATGTGCTGAAAAAAAACGATTTATCGCAGAAAAATAGCACCACTCTGCAACCGGCGGCCACGCTGATTTGCCCACATTCAGGTCGGGTGATGGCGGTTCATACCACCCTGCCAGGTATTCAGTTTTATAACGCATTCAAGCTTTCTAACAAGGTATGGAATGGCAAAGCAGGGCATCGCTATCAGGCATTTTCAGGAATATGTCTGGAGACACAGGCCTTCCCTGACAGCATTCATCATGGGCACTTCCCCGATGTCATTCTGCGACCAAATCAAAATTATTCTAGCTACACCGAACACCGTTTCAGTGTTGTCGCTTGA
- the kbaY gene encoding ketose-bisphosphate aldolase (catalyzes the reversible reaction of dihydroxyacetone phosphate with glyceraldehyde 3-phosphate to produce tagatose 1,6-bisphosphate; in enteric bacteria there are two D-tagatose 1,6-bisphosphate-specific aldolases: KbaY (also called AgaY), involved in catabolism of N-acetyl-galactosamine and D-galactosamine, and GatY which is part of the galactitol catabolism pathway), producing the protein MSYVSGNTLIQHAWQHGYAIGAFSAHNAETIRAILLAAEEEQAPIMLQIGQKVISVMGLKPMKEMVDAFMHDITVPVCIHLDHSRSFEQTMAAVQAGFQSVMFDGSHLPFDENVRITRAVADVAHALNIGVEGEIGKIGGTEDDISVDEKDALITGCDEALQFAELTTVDYLAVSIGTAHGMYKQEPKLAFKRLQEIREIVKKPIVLHGGSGVPDEQIRRAITLGVAKVNVDTELRQAFTQGVSEVLNQSPEEYVLAVSLGHGRDVMKQKVIEKIRLFGSQGKAAAFAG; encoded by the coding sequence ATGTCTTATGTATCCGGTAATACCTTAATTCAACACGCATGGCAGCATGGCTATGCCATCGGCGCTTTTAGTGCCCACAATGCTGAAACAATCCGCGCGATCTTGCTGGCTGCCGAAGAGGAGCAGGCGCCCATCATGCTGCAAATTGGGCAGAAAGTGATTAGCGTCATGGGGTTAAAACCCATGAAAGAGATGGTTGATGCCTTTATGCATGACATTACGGTACCGGTCTGTATCCATCTGGATCACAGCCGTAGTTTTGAGCAGACCATGGCGGCAGTTCAGGCCGGTTTCCAGTCGGTGATGTTCGATGGCTCTCACCTGCCATTCGATGAAAATGTGCGTATTACCCGCGCGGTGGCAGATGTCGCTCATGCCTTGAATATCGGCGTTGAGGGTGAAATTGGTAAAATCGGTGGTACTGAAGATGATATCTCAGTTGACGAAAAAGATGCCCTGATCACCGGTTGCGATGAAGCGCTACAGTTCGCCGAACTGACCACCGTTGATTATCTGGCGGTATCGATTGGTACCGCTCACGGGATGTATAAGCAAGAGCCGAAACTGGCATTTAAGCGCCTGCAAGAAATCCGCGAAATCGTCAAGAAACCTATCGTATTGCATGGCGGCTCTGGGGTGCCGGATGAGCAAATTCGCCGCGCGATTACCTTGGGGGTTGCCAAGGTCAATGTCGATACCGAACTACGTCAGGCCTTTACCCAAGGGGTTAGCGAAGTATTGAATCAATCACCAGAGGAGTATGTCTTGGCGGTTTCGCTGGGCCACGGGCGTGATGTGATGAAACAAAAAGTGATTGAAAAAATCCGCTTGTTTGGCAGCCAGGGGAAAGCCGCTGCTTTTGCTGGCTAA
- a CDS encoding sulfolactaldehyde 3-reductase has product MAQVAFIGLGQMGSPMARNLIKHGHQLHVFDTNPGAVAALAALGATPCGNAGQAAEGAEFVITMLPNGELVHDVLFGNDGVCSRLSPEALVIDMSTIHPLQTDRLAQQMQAKGYGFMDAPVGRTSDHAQVGTLLILAGGTQAQVERATPLLMAMGSELINAGGPGMGIRVKLINNYMSIALNALSAEAAVLCEALGLSFDVALQVMSGTPAGKGHFTTTWPNKVLKGDLTPAFMIDLAHKDLGIALDVANQLHVTMPMGAASREVYSQARACGRGRQDWSAILQQVRSQSGLPTTE; this is encoded by the coding sequence ATGGCACAGGTAGCATTCATCGGGTTAGGGCAAATGGGATCGCCCATGGCGCGTAACCTCATTAAACACGGGCATCAATTACATGTTTTCGATACTAACCCCGGCGCGGTAGCGGCGTTGGCTGCGCTGGGTGCCACGCCATGTGGTAACGCAGGGCAGGCCGCCGAAGGAGCAGAGTTTGTTATCACCATGCTCCCTAACGGAGAACTGGTGCATGACGTGCTGTTCGGCAACGACGGCGTTTGTAGCCGCTTGTCACCAGAAGCACTGGTGATTGATATGTCCACTATCCATCCGTTACAGACTGACCGTTTGGCGCAACAGATGCAGGCCAAAGGGTATGGCTTTATGGATGCGCCGGTGGGGCGTACCTCTGACCATGCACAGGTCGGCACCTTATTGATACTGGCGGGGGGAACGCAAGCGCAGGTTGAGCGGGCAACGCCATTACTGATGGCAATGGGATCTGAACTTATCAATGCGGGCGGGCCGGGGATGGGGATCCGCGTGAAGCTTATCAACAACTACATGAGTATTGCGCTCAATGCGTTGTCGGCGGAGGCCGCCGTACTATGCGAAGCACTGGGACTGTCTTTCGATGTCGCACTGCAAGTGATGAGTGGCACTCCGGCGGGTAAAGGGCATTTCACTACCACGTGGCCAAATAAGGTGCTGAAGGGAGATTTAACGCCAGCGTTCATGATTGATTTAGCACATAAAGATTTAGGTATCGCTCTTGATGTGGCTAACCAATTGCACGTCACCATGCCGATGGGGGCTGCTTCCCGCGAGGTTTACAGTCAGGCCAGAGCCTGCGGGCGCGGGCGCCAGGATTGGAGTGCCATTTTACAACAGGTTCGCAGTCAGTCTGGTCTGCCAACAACCGAATGA
- a CDS encoding sugar kinase, protein MTRIACVGIAVQDRLYYLAKLPDSGGKYVADDYREIGGGPAATAAVAAARLGAQVDFIGRVGDDATGNTLLDELEHYGVNTALSRRYANARSSQSAILVDRHGERIIINHPSPDLPEDAQWLTGIDFSHYDVVLADVRWHQGALTAFTLARQTGITTLLDADVTPQDIRPLVALADHAVFSEPGLQRMTGKNDTDAALLLAASDTNGQVYVTRGKKGCYWLENGEQQHQAGFEVAVVDTTGAGDVFHGALAVTLGRQHTITAAVRYANAVAALKCTRPGGRAGIPDCDQTDSFLTHFV, encoded by the coding sequence ATGACCCGGATTGCATGTGTAGGAATTGCGGTGCAGGACCGCCTCTATTACCTGGCAAAACTGCCCGATAGCGGCGGTAAATATGTGGCGGATGATTATCGTGAGATTGGTGGAGGCCCGGCGGCAACAGCAGCGGTAGCGGCGGCTCGACTGGGCGCGCAAGTCGATTTTATTGGCCGGGTAGGTGATGATGCCACGGGCAATACTCTGCTCGATGAGCTGGAACACTATGGGGTAAATACCGCCCTTAGCCGCCGCTACGCCAATGCCCGTTCATCGCAGTCGGCGATCTTAGTCGACCGTCATGGGGAGCGCATCATCATTAACCATCCCAGTCCTGACCTGCCAGAAGATGCCCAATGGCTGACGGGGATAGATTTCAGCCACTATGATGTCGTGTTGGCGGATGTCCGTTGGCATCAGGGGGCGCTAACCGCATTTACACTGGCCCGCCAAACCGGTATCACCACCCTACTTGATGCCGATGTCACGCCGCAAGATATCCGCCCGTTGGTCGCTCTTGCGGACCACGCGGTCTTCTCCGAGCCGGGTTTACAGCGAATGACGGGCAAAAATGACACTGACGCTGCGCTCTTATTAGCCGCCAGTGACACAAACGGACAGGTGTATGTCACCCGAGGTAAAAAAGGTTGTTATTGGCTGGAGAACGGCGAACAGCAACATCAAGCGGGATTTGAGGTAGCCGTGGTCGATACTACCGGTGCGGGGGATGTTTTTCATGGTGCATTAGCGGTAACGCTGGGCCGACAACACACAATTACTGCGGCAGTGCGCTATGCTAATGCCGTGGCGGCATTAAAATGTACCCGCCCCGGTGGGCGGGCCGGAATACCTGATTGTGATCAAACTGACTCTTTCCTGACGCATTTTGTATAA
- a CDS encoding DeoR/GlpR transcriptional regulator, with protein sequence MSLTELTGNPRHDQLIQLIASRGYMNIDELAQLLDVSTQTVRRDIRKLSEQGLITRHHGGAGRASSVVNTAFEQRELSYTKEKMAIAEAIADYIPDRSTVFITIGTTVEHIARALINHSHLRIITNSLRVAHILYKNTDFEVMVPGGTLRPNNGGIIGPSAVSFVEGFRADYLITSMGAIDSDGSLLEFDVNEATVVKAMMAHSRHILLAADHTKFHASAAVEIGNVAKATALFTNVSPPSQLAALLQQQQVELVVTQLGNQEPTI encoded by the coding sequence ATGAGTCTGACCGAACTAACCGGTAACCCGCGCCACGATCAACTGATTCAACTGATCGCCAGTCGTGGCTATATGAATATTGATGAATTGGCACAATTGCTGGATGTTTCGACTCAAACCGTGCGTCGCGATATCCGTAAGCTTAGCGAACAAGGGCTGATTACCCGTCATCACGGTGGGGCCGGGCGAGCGTCTAGCGTCGTGAATACCGCGTTTGAACAGCGAGAGCTTTCATATACTAAAGAGAAAATGGCCATTGCTGAGGCGATTGCTGATTACATTCCCGATCGTTCAACGGTGTTTATCACTATTGGTACCACTGTTGAACATATCGCCCGCGCATTGATAAATCACAGCCACCTGCGGATTATTACTAATAGCCTGAGGGTGGCACACATTTTATATAAAAATACCGATTTTGAAGTGATGGTGCCAGGCGGTACGCTACGACCAAACAATGGTGGCATTATTGGCCCCAGTGCGGTCTCTTTCGTTGAAGGTTTCCGCGCCGACTATCTGATTACCAGCATGGGGGCAATTGATAGCGACGGCAGCCTGCTGGAGTTTGATGTTAATGAGGCGACAGTGGTGAAAGCGATGATGGCACACTCCCGCCACATCTTATTGGCAGCCGATCATACCAAGTTCCACGCCTCCGCCGCCGTCGAAATTGGTAATGTTGCCAAAGCTACAGCGCTGTTTACCAATGTTTCCCCCCCGTCACAACTGGCCGCACTGTTGCAGCAACAACAGGTGGAACTGGTGGTCACACAGTTAGGTAATCAGGAACCCACTATCTAA
- a CDS encoding molecular chaperone — MKTLSYWLMLYIRRFTHRYHVFAAVTLASFLLSTTALAGIAIGLTRVVVTGDDKSGSVQILNKGNRPALLQLWVDNNIAEMDKSIEQIKVPFVVDTPVFRLDPQTNKSVRIYYTGTAGQLPSDRESMFWLNVLEVPPKTASPQAADNEVQIAFRSRIKLFYRPAGIPASSEGVLNQLSFRWVPEGSGGVFRVTNPTPFNVTFQTVEIAQSKSAARTPVKLGNDDMVAPKSSIDGGLVGNQIPAKNMTVFFSIIDDFGSTVEGQQPLQ; from the coding sequence ATGAAAACGCTATCGTACTGGCTCATGCTGTATATCCGCAGGTTCACGCATCGGTATCACGTGTTTGCGGCGGTGACCCTTGCCTCCTTCTTGCTCAGTACCACAGCGCTGGCGGGTATTGCTATTGGTCTGACCCGAGTGGTGGTTACTGGAGATGATAAATCAGGCAGCGTGCAGATCCTCAATAAGGGCAATCGCCCAGCTTTACTGCAACTGTGGGTTGATAACAATATTGCTGAAATGGATAAATCAATTGAGCAGATAAAGGTACCGTTTGTTGTTGATACTCCAGTGTTCCGCCTTGATCCCCAAACCAATAAATCTGTTCGCATTTACTATACCGGTACTGCCGGTCAACTGCCGTCTGATCGCGAATCGATGTTTTGGCTGAATGTATTAGAAGTGCCACCGAAAACCGCTTCACCGCAGGCTGCCGACAATGAAGTGCAAATTGCCTTCCGTTCGCGCATCAAACTGTTCTATCGCCCGGCGGGTATTCCTGCCAGTTCAGAGGGGGTGCTTAACCAACTCTCTTTCAGATGGGTTCCAGAGGGCAGTGGCGGGGTTTTTCGTGTCACCAATCCGACGCCATTTAATGTGACATTCCAGACTGTGGAGATTGCGCAAAGTAAAAGTGCCGCGAGAACCCCGGTTAAGTTGGGGAATGACGATATGGTCGCGCCGAAAAGTAGCATCGATGGTGGGCTAGTCGGTAATCAAATTCCGGCTAAGAATATGACGGTATTCTTCTCAATTATTGATGATTTTGGCTCGACAGTGGAAGGTCAACAGCCACTACAATAA
- a CDS encoding type 1 fimbrial protein, with the protein MSSLAISHNANALGSAMDCDYSGTYYIYGPTTTLRVPPNTAVGSPIGSWISFPAGGWVCKILSTSMNDSIKAGAGLFSPYSIDRTINIDGNSHSVFSYTGKAGLGYALRFRVTGAGFSSDWKPMNGFSAANIVYSSPLLGPIPYNNGANFNLNVELQIKFVKIATTLTSGWAAAFDPAYAYNYRTYNNGASSYLESTRYRLFDFAPNSLNIQLMTQTCTTPDVIVNLPDVASNKFTGIGNIEGLRSFNLNFNNCPGGLAGINYTFGAATNVLNAANGVVALNSGSTARGVGVLLRSQTNTPIVLNTEYTLSGYNSASTQSYTVPMNAGLYQTESTVQSGSVNGAFTFTLIYK; encoded by the coding sequence ATGAGTAGTTTAGCGATCAGCCATAATGCTAATGCATTGGGCTCTGCCATGGATTGTGACTATAGCGGTACTTACTATATTTATGGCCCGACAACCACACTGCGAGTTCCGCCCAACACCGCGGTTGGTTCGCCGATTGGTTCATGGATAAGCTTCCCCGCAGGGGGCTGGGTGTGCAAGATATTATCCACCTCAATGAATGACAGTATTAAGGCTGGGGCAGGGCTGTTCTCGCCGTACAGCATCGACCGGACAATCAACATTGATGGCAATAGTCACAGTGTATTTTCTTATACCGGTAAAGCTGGCTTAGGCTATGCACTGCGTTTTCGCGTGACCGGCGCAGGTTTCAGCAGCGACTGGAAGCCGATGAATGGCTTTAGCGCGGCAAATATAGTTTATTCCTCACCGCTGTTAGGCCCTATTCCTTACAACAATGGGGCTAATTTTAACTTGAACGTAGAACTACAAATCAAGTTTGTTAAGATTGCCACGACATTAACCAGTGGATGGGCTGCCGCTTTTGACCCTGCTTATGCCTATAACTATCGCACCTATAACAATGGCGCCAGTAGTTATCTTGAATCAACCCGCTACCGATTATTTGATTTTGCGCCAAATTCCCTGAATATCCAGTTAATGACACAGACCTGCACCACACCGGATGTGATTGTCAATTTACCGGATGTCGCCAGCAATAAATTTACTGGGATTGGCAATATTGAAGGGTTAAGATCATTTAATCTCAATTTTAATAACTGCCCTGGTGGATTGGCGGGTATTAATTATACGTTTGGCGCGGCAACTAATGTGCTGAATGCGGCAAATGGTGTGGTAGCGTTGAATAGCGGATCTACTGCCAGAGGCGTGGGGGTATTATTGCGTAGCCAGACAAATACACCTATCGTGTTGAATACCGAATACACCTTGAGCGGCTATAATTCAGCGAGCACGCAGAGCTACACCGTGCCGATGAACGCCGGGCTTTATCAAACTGAAAGCACCGTGCAAAGTGGTTCCGTCAACGGCGCATTTACTTTTACGTTGATCTATAAATGA
- a CDS encoding fimbrial biogenesis outer membrane usher protein — protein sequence MFNYYMYYQKNERPKYLSAFSLVIFSLGGMLFNLPACAEDPEHVEFSDSFLRFSVDASRYSEGNPVAPGERSIDIYLNEQWIGRQAIRFELPSPESKVALPCFDLKLFDELGIDTTKLTPDVLKQLETASVCSSLSTLLDGGNAIFDENTQRLDIQIPQASLIRQARGYVNPKYWDDGVTAATLKYDYTGYRSNQSDASSQTYQYLGLLGGFNWQSWRLYYRSALNRSDSQGFDYQNLATYAERAVPSLYSKMTIGDSNTDGQVFDSLSYRGIELSSDDRMFADSQRGYAPVVRGIARTNARVVVRQQGQSIYETTVPPGPFTIDDLYPTGQGGNLIVTITEADGSEQSFTVPFASIAELLRPGTTRYSLMAGEYRDNSMAEKPALLMGTLRHGLSNLITGNGGVVAAEGYLSASAGLAFNTPVGAVAFSLTQAQTRLPGESDQNGQSMGITYANSLPETNTSLTIASYHYSSDGFYTPSEAMRMRDYLQHGEVNNTIFNSSLPDGNTRYDDSFKYRRRNQAQISITQGLPEGYGSFYANANAQDYWGGQRRDMNFQLGYNNSYKSLSYNLALNRLRNMSSGDWDNQLSVSFSIPLGSKRGSPRLSTSYTNTRDSSSVQTGVSGSAGDDNQFNYGVSAANNRTDVNGNYNTVGVTGSWLAPKTTIGGSYSKSNDYEQASVNMSGGIVAYGGGVVFASYLGDTVGIVEAPDAAGARVANYSGMRLDSSGRAVVPYLSPYRQNDVELDPKGLSSDVEFKTTSQRVAPTAGAVALVKFETSSGYSMLLTGHRADNTPLPFGAEVKDATGASVGYIAQGGQAMVRVNQQDGHLRVIWGEGVGDSCGFDYKLPSSTLVKGEFRQLEVICK from the coding sequence ATGTTTAATTATTACATGTATTATCAAAAAAACGAGCGCCCGAAATATTTGTCGGCATTCTCCCTTGTTATTTTTAGCTTGGGCGGCATGCTATTTAATTTACCCGCCTGTGCTGAAGACCCTGAACATGTTGAGTTCAGTGATTCTTTCCTCCGTTTTTCTGTTGATGCCAGCCGCTATAGTGAGGGCAATCCCGTTGCTCCAGGTGAGCGTAGTATTGATATCTATTTGAATGAGCAATGGATCGGGCGTCAGGCGATACGCTTTGAGTTGCCGTCGCCAGAATCTAAAGTGGCTCTTCCGTGTTTTGACTTAAAGTTGTTTGATGAACTCGGAATTGATACCACTAAGCTCACGCCTGATGTACTGAAACAACTGGAAACTGCCAGTGTTTGCTCGTCATTGAGTACTCTGCTGGACGGTGGGAATGCCATTTTTGATGAGAATACCCAGCGGTTGGATATTCAGATCCCACAGGCTTCCTTAATCCGTCAGGCGCGTGGCTATGTTAATCCCAAATATTGGGATGACGGTGTGACGGCGGCAACGCTGAAATATGATTACACCGGTTATCGCAGTAATCAGAGTGATGCCAGCAGCCAGACTTATCAATATCTCGGGCTGCTAGGCGGATTCAACTGGCAAAGTTGGCGTTTATACTATCGTAGCGCATTAAATCGAAGTGACAGTCAGGGATTTGATTATCAAAATCTGGCCACTTACGCGGAGCGTGCGGTGCCATCCTTATACAGCAAAATGACGATTGGTGACTCCAATACTGATGGTCAGGTATTCGACAGTCTCAGCTATCGTGGCATTGAATTAAGCTCGGATGATCGTATGTTCGCTGACTCTCAGCGTGGTTATGCACCCGTAGTGCGCGGCATCGCCCGTACTAACGCCCGTGTCGTGGTGCGTCAACAAGGCCAATCTATTTATGAAACCACGGTGCCACCGGGGCCTTTTACCATCGACGATCTCTACCCTACAGGTCAGGGCGGCAATCTGATTGTCACTATTACTGAAGCTGATGGTAGCGAGCAGTCGTTTACCGTGCCATTTGCATCAATTGCCGAGCTATTGCGGCCGGGAACCACGCGCTATTCTTTAATGGCCGGTGAGTATCGTGATAATTCAATGGCGGAAAAACCGGCTCTCTTGATGGGAACCTTGCGCCATGGCTTATCCAATTTAATCACCGGTAACGGTGGAGTGGTTGCAGCCGAAGGGTATCTATCGGCCTCTGCCGGGCTGGCGTTTAATACTCCCGTAGGCGCGGTGGCATTTAGTTTGACACAAGCACAAACCAGGTTACCCGGTGAGAGTGATCAGAACGGTCAGAGTATGGGCATTACCTATGCGAACTCATTACCGGAAACCAATACCAGCCTGACCATCGCCAGTTACCACTATTCCAGTGACGGTTTTTATACGCCGTCAGAAGCGATGCGCATGCGTGACTATTTGCAACATGGCGAAGTTAATAACACTATTTTCAATTCAAGCCTGCCAGATGGTAATACTCGCTACGATGACAGTTTTAAGTATCGTCGCCGCAATCAGGCGCAAATCAGTATTACTCAAGGTTTGCCAGAGGGTTATGGTTCGTTTTATGCCAATGCGAATGCGCAGGATTATTGGGGCGGGCAGCGTCGCGATATGAATTTCCAACTCGGTTATAATAATAGTTATAAGTCACTGAGTTATAACCTAGCTCTTAATCGGCTGCGCAATATGTCCAGTGGGGATTGGGATAATCAACTGAGCGTCTCTTTCTCCATTCCGTTGGGCAGCAAACGGGGTTCACCGCGGTTGAGTACCAGTTACACCAACACTCGTGACAGCAGTTCAGTTCAAACCGGGGTTTCAGGTTCTGCTGGCGACGATAATCAATTTAACTATGGTGTTTCAGCGGCGAATAACCGTACTGACGTGAACGGTAACTACAACACTGTAGGCGTGACGGGCAGTTGGCTGGCGCCTAAAACGACTATTGGTGGCAGTTATTCGAAAAGTAATGATTACGAGCAGGCCAGTGTCAATATGTCTGGTGGCATCGTCGCCTACGGTGGTGGTGTGGTTTTTGCCTCCTATCTGGGCGATACGGTAGGGATTGTTGAGGCCCCGGATGCTGCCGGAGCCCGTGTGGCCAACTATTCGGGGATGCGTCTCGATAGCAGTGGCCGGGCGGTGGTGCCTTACTTAAGCCCTTACCGACAAAATGATGTAGAACTGGATCCAAAAGGCTTATCGTCGGATGTGGAATTTAAAACTACCAGTCAACGGGTTGCCCCTACTGCCGGTGCGGTGGCACTGGTGAAGTTTGAGACCTCTAGTGGCTATTCGATGTTATTGACCGGACATCGGGCGGATAACACACCACTGCCGTTTGGTGCCGAGGTGAAAGATGCCACTGGTGCCAGTGTGGGCTATATCGCTCAGGGCGGGCAAGCCATGGTGCGGGTGAACCAGCAAGATGGACATCTGCGCGTGATATGGGGTGAGGGCGTTGGTGATAGTTGCGGCTTTGATTATAAATTACCCAGCAGCACATTGGTTAAGGGTGAATTCCGGCAGTTAGAGGTGATATGCAAATGA
- a CDS encoding molecular chaperone translates to MRKTYFIAFAFVTLLVAATVTRAEVMITGTRVIYDEKQREGVVKVSNTGNMPVLLQAWIDNGDANARPDTIKVPFSVTPPVVRLDPKRDQTIRLFRTGSGLATDRETLFWFNLLEIPPKPTKGATGEDNKLQLAFRTRIKMFYRPAELTMPIEQAITNLTFSKKGNQLVIKNASPYYITFRKLELRASKESPAVANLSKINNKMIAPFAELSLPVSANGPINNTTQVFYSVINDQGGETQGVQKLAQ, encoded by the coding sequence ATGCGCAAAACATACTTTATAGCCTTTGCTTTTGTCACATTACTGGTTGCAGCAACGGTTACCCGTGCTGAAGTAATGATCACGGGTACGCGTGTTATTTATGACGAGAAGCAGCGTGAAGGTGTGGTTAAGGTTTCCAATACCGGTAATATGCCGGTTCTTCTTCAAGCCTGGATTGATAACGGTGATGCGAATGCGCGTCCTGATACCATCAAGGTGCCTTTTAGTGTTACGCCACCAGTAGTGCGTCTGGATCCTAAACGGGATCAGACTATTCGCCTGTTCCGTACTGGCAGCGGCTTAGCAACCGATCGTGAAACGCTTTTTTGGTTTAATTTGCTAGAGATTCCGCCTAAACCCACTAAAGGTGCCACGGGGGAAGATAATAAATTGCAATTGGCTTTTCGTACCCGAATAAAAATGTTCTATCGCCCAGCAGAATTAACGATGCCGATAGAACAGGCTATTACGAATCTGACCTTTTCTAAAAAGGGCAATCAACTGGTTATAAAAAATGCATCACCGTATTATATAACCTTTAGAAAATTGGAGTTACGGGCATCAAAAGAGAGCCCGGCGGTGGCGAACTTGAGCAAAATAAATAATAAGATGATTGCACCTTTTGCTGAGCTTAGCTTACCGGTTAGCGCTAACGGACCAATAAATAATACTACACAAGTTTTTTATTCTGTTATCAATGATCAGGGTGGCGAGACGCAGGGTGTTCAAAAGTTGGCGCAATAA
- a CDS encoding type 1 fimbrial protein, producing the protein MKIKTSNALIAAIASVFIAQSAFAADGTITINGQITDTTCGVSVNNGTKDGTVNLPTISASALSSVNSVAGTTPFNISLSGCTGATLNNAYAYFEPGAFVETSTGRLNNNSGTATGVQVRLLDKSSTAIMVGGASQGGVVEDISTGDATLGYYAQYYANSGTVGAGTVVTQVDYTIVYD; encoded by the coding sequence ATGAAAATTAAAACTAGCAATGCATTAATCGCTGCTATTGCAAGCGTATTTATTGCACAATCAGCATTTGCTGCTGATGGAACTATTACCATTAACGGTCAAATTACAGATACGACTTGTGGTGTCTCTGTCAACAACGGCACTAAAGATGGGACCGTTAACTTACCGACTATTTCTGCAAGCGCACTGAGTTCAGTCAACTCCGTTGCGGGTACCACTCCTTTCAATATCTCGTTGTCTGGTTGTACTGGGGCGACACTGAATAACGCTTATGCTTACTTCGAACCAGGTGCTTTTGTTGAGACCAGCACTGGCCGGTTGAACAACAATAGCGGTACAGCAACTGGTGTTCAGGTTCGTTTGTTAGACAAAAGCAGCACAGCAATCATGGTAGGCGGCGCTAGCCAGGGCGGCGTGGTGGAAGATATTTCCACTGGTGATGCAACATTGGGCTACTACGCACAATATTATGCGAATAGTGGCACTGTTGGTGCTGGTACCGTTGTAACACAAGTCGACTATACTATTGTTTACGATTAA